The following DNA comes from Mycolicibacterium aromaticivorans JS19b1 = JCM 16368.
GGCACGCGACCTGCAGTTCGAGCTGGCCGCCCGGATCCGCGACGAGATCGCGGATCTGAAGAAGGAGTTGCGGGGGATGGACGCGGCCGGGCTGAAATAGCCGGGCGCGCTTGAACTCAACCATGGTTGAGCCTTTACGGTGATGCCATGACCGAGACGACCGCATCGGCCGCAGGCAGCTGGCGCGAGCTGCTGGGTCGCGACTATCTCGGCGCCGTCATCGTGCTGGCCGGTGGCGTGGCGATCTACGCCATCAACGAATTCATCACCATCAGCCTGCTCCCGAGCGCCGTCGCCGACATCGGGGGTGAGCGGCTCTACGCCTGGGTGACCACGGTGTACCTGGTCGCGTCGGTCACCGCGGCGACGACGGTAGGCCCGGTTCTGACCCGATTCGGCCCGCGCGCCGCGTATCTGGGCGCGTTGCTGTCGTTCGCGGCGGGCAGCGCGCTGTGCACGCTGGCGCCGTCGATGCCGCTGCTCCTCGGCGGGCGGGTCGTGCAGGGCTTGGCCGGTGGTGTGCTGGCCGGTCTCGGCTATGCGGTGATCAGTGCGGCGCTGCCAGACCGATTGTGGACCCGCGCGTCGGCTGTGGTCTCGGCGATGTGGGGAGTGGGCACCCTGGTGGGGCCGGCCGCCGGCGGCTTGTTCGCCCAATTCGGTGTGTGGCGAGGCGGATTCGGCTTGCTCGCGGTTCTCGCAGTGGCGATGAGCGTGTTGGTCCCGCTGGCGTTGCCGGCCCGGGCCGACACCGACCAGCAGGTGCCTCGGACACGAATCCCGGTGTGGTCGTTGCTTCTTCTCGGTGTGGCAGCTCTGACGGTCAGCGCGGCGGTGATTCCGCACAGGGCAGGCGCCATCGCGGGACTGCTGATCGCAGGCGCGGTGCTGGTGGGGGTGTTCATTGTCGTCGACCGGCGGGCTTCGGCGGCGGTATTGCCGCGCAGAGCATTTGAGCCGGGGCCGTTGAAGTGGATCTACCTGACCCTGGGTCTGTTGATGGCGTCGACGATGGTGGACATGTATGTGCCGTTGTTCGGTCAGCGGCTGGGCGGTCTGGCGCCGGTCGTGGCGGGTTTCCTGGGTGCGGCTCTGTCGGTGGGCTGGACGGTGGGGGAGATCGCCAGCGCGTCGATCACCAATGTCCGGACCACGGTGCGCGTGGTGGCGATCGCCCCACTGGTGATGGCCACGGGTCTGGCGCTGGCGGCAGCGACCCAAACTGACGGTGCGCCAACAACAGTCGTAGTCCTGTGGGCTGTGGCGCTGGTGATCACGGGCTCCGGTATCGGCATGGCGTGGCCGCACCTGTCGGCGTGGGCGATGGGTTCGGTGATCGACGACGCTCCTCAGCAGGCGGTGGCCGCGGCCGCGATCAGCACTGTGCAGCTGATGTGCGGAGCGTTCGGCGCCGGGTTGGCAGGTGTCGTGGTGAATGTGCGTGTTGCGCCCGATGCGAGCGCGAGCCGGCTGATGTTCGGTGCGTTCGCCGTTCTGGCGGCGGCGGGGTGCGTGGCCTCCTACCGTTCCGGGTGTGAACGGGCGGACTGAGGCCTACTCGTCCTTCTCGTCAATCCGGTGCACGCCGGTGACCCCGGCTATTGCCGCGACTGTGGTAGGGGCGCGCAGGATTTGGGTGCCCGACAACGTCAACATGACACCGCCGTCGCTGTCGGTACTCAGCTCGGTGAGGCTCCACTGGTGTTTCTCGCAGGTGGCGAGGATGCGGGTCAGCACGCCGCGGTCGACGTCGTAGGTGACCCGCAGCCGCACCGAGCCGGCCAGTCGCGCGGTCAGACGCCTGCTGAGCGGGTTGAAGCCCAAGACGATCACGAAGTGCAGGATCGTCACGATGATCGCGAGCTTGACCAGCCCCGCGGCGGCGGCCATGCCGATGGCCGCGCACTCCCAGATCGCGGCCGCTGTGGTCAACCCGTGCACGGCGCCCTGCCGGGTGATGATCAGCCCCGCGCCGAGGAAGCCGATGCCGGAGACGATCTGGGCGGCCACCCGCGACGGGTCGACCTCCACCAGGCCTGTGCTCAGCACGTCGGAGAAGCCGTACTTGCTGACGATCAGGATCAGTGCGGACGCTGTGCCGACTATCGCCTGGGTACGCAGGCCGGCGCTCTTGCCATGAATTTCGCGCTCCAGGCCGATCAACGCGGTCAGCCCGAACGCGATCAGAAGTTCGACGATCTGCCGGGTGCCCTGTCCGGGACCACCGAGCAACGGCGGGTCGGCCAACCAGATCTGCATGTCGCCACCGTATTCGCCCGGCGGCGACCCGGGCAGCAATCACGCTGAGCCAAACGATGGGCGAGTCGCGGTAGCGCTGGAAAAGTATCGCCTGACACGCGGGTGTGGCTGAGTGGCTGGGCACCGGCTTGCAAAGCCGTTTAGACGGGTTCGAATCCCGGCACTCGCTCCGATCGTGATCTCGGTACCGTTGCCTGCCGTGGCGAAGTCGAAGAAGAAATGCTGTCGAAGCACGCCACGCTGCACGAGCTGTCCGCTCGTGCTGCACAAGGCCCAGCAGCCCGAACGGCGAGGCGTCAGCGGCACAGACCTGGACAAGGTGTTCCGGCGCCGCGAGTCCTGATCTCGTTCGGCGCGCGACCTGCAGGTCAGCGAATGTTGCGCGATCAAATTGTCGCCGGGGTAACCGCGACAACACCGCTTAGCAACAGTTCGATAACCCCCGAATGGCTGGCCCGGTTCGGTACTTACACGTCTGTAGTTTCCCTGGCAGGCCTCTCACAGAAACGGGGAAACGATGTCTCGGACCACCTCTCGCGTGGCGGCGGTCACTGCCATGGCGACGGCGGGGTTTTTCTGGACGGCTCCGCTGTTCAGCCCCCGTGCGGTTGCCGACTTCGGCAGCCCCGGTGTTCCGTGCATGGGCATCCTTCACCAAGGCCTCACGACGCCGCCCGATCTGTCCCAGGGCATCCCCGGTACGTCGAACACGCTGTTCACGAACAATCCTCCGACTGCAGGCGGTCCCATCCCGCCCGCGACCGTGCCCGGCACCATTCGCGTCCCACCCGCCAGCGCGCCCGGCTCGCCCGGCATGCCCGGCACCGGTGGCGTGACCGTCCCGCCGGCGTCCGTCCCCGGTGCGCCCGGGACCAGCACGACCCGCGGCATCCCGACGCCGCCCGCCGCGGTTCCCGGCGCTCCCGGCGTTCCCGGCGGTGGGGGCGTCCCCGGTACGCCGCTCGGTGTTCCTGGTACTCCTCCCGGCGGTGGCGGTGGCGGTATTCCGGGGGTGCCCGGTGGTGTTCCCGGTACTCCTCCCGGTGGCGGGGGTGGCGGTATTCCGGGGGTGCCCGGTGGTGTTCCCGGTACTCCTCCCGGTGGCGGGGGTGGCGGTATTCCGGGGGTGCCCGGTGGTGTTCCCGGTACTCCTCCCGGTGGCGGGGGTGGCGGTATTCCGGGGGTGCCCGGTGGTGTTCCCGGTACTCCTCCCGGGGGTGGTGGCGGCGGTATTCCCACCCCGCCCGCAGGTGTGCCCAGCGCTCCCGTCAGTGACGCTGCGGGCGTGCCCAACGGTGGTGCCGGCGCGGCTGGCGCCCCGGTGAGCGATGCCGCTGCTGCCGCTCAGCCCGGTGGTGGCGGAGCCGGTG
Coding sequences within:
- a CDS encoding MFS transporter, with protein sequence MTETTASAAGSWRELLGRDYLGAVIVLAGGVAIYAINEFITISLLPSAVADIGGERLYAWVTTVYLVASVTAATTVGPVLTRFGPRAAYLGALLSFAAGSALCTLAPSMPLLLGGRVVQGLAGGVLAGLGYAVISAALPDRLWTRASAVVSAMWGVGTLVGPAAGGLFAQFGVWRGGFGLLAVLAVAMSVLVPLALPARADTDQQVPRTRIPVWSLLLLGVAALTVSAAVIPHRAGAIAGLLIAGAVLVGVFIVVDRRASAAVLPRRAFEPGPLKWIYLTLGLLMASTMVDMYVPLFGQRLGGLAPVVAGFLGAALSVGWTVGEIASASITNVRTTVRVVAIAPLVMATGLALAAATQTDGAPTTVVVLWAVALVITGSGIGMAWPHLSAWAMGSVIDDAPQQAVAAAAISTVQLMCGAFGAGLAGVVVNVRVAPDASASRLMFGAFAVLAAAGCVASYRSGCERAD
- a CDS encoding MgtC/SapB family protein, translated to MQIWLADPPLLGGPGQGTRQIVELLIAFGLTALIGLEREIHGKSAGLRTQAIVGTASALILIVSKYGFSDVLSTGLVEVDPSRVAAQIVSGIGFLGAGLIITRQGAVHGLTTAAAIWECAAIGMAAAAGLVKLAIIVTILHFVIVLGFNPLSRRLTARLAGSVRLRVTYDVDRGVLTRILATCEKHQWSLTELSTDSDGGVMLTLSGTQILRAPTTVAAIAGVTGVHRIDEKDE